The following coding sequences lie in one Peribacillus frigoritolerans genomic window:
- a CDS encoding aspartate aminotransferase family protein, protein MITYTLTKNDQLLEQQNTRESNARSYPRRLPMAIDQAEGIYLTDMDGKRYIDFLAGAGTLALGHNHPAVLEAMEKVLKDKRPLHTLDFTTPIKEQFVDEIFECLPEEFRKNAKIQFCGPTGGDAIEAALKLVKTATGNRSILSFQGAYHGATHATMSISGNTKPKEKIQGLMPDVQFLPYPYQYRCPFGIGGEESHKISSQYIENLLNDPESGLLAPAGMILEAVQGEGGSIPAPIPWLKEIRRITKEKGIPLIIDEVQSGIGRTGKMFAFEHAGIVPDVLVLSKAIGGSLPLSVVIYNKELDLWSPGAHIGTFRGNQMAMAAGTATLKYMKETNLVEHAAKMGEILKDILKDLQKDIPQIGDVRGRGLMVGVEMINHEEPQNANGSHPADSQLASAIQQECFQRGLILEVGGRHGSVVRFLPPLIVTESQLREATAIFEQAVRAAVARG, encoded by the coding sequence ATGATAACTTATACGCTTACAAAAAATGACCAACTACTGGAACAACAAAATACAAGGGAATCAAATGCCCGATCTTATCCTAGAAGATTACCCATGGCAATCGATCAAGCGGAGGGAATTTACCTAACAGACATGGATGGAAAACGATATATTGATTTTCTTGCCGGGGCTGGAACATTAGCGCTCGGACACAATCATCCTGCAGTGCTTGAAGCAATGGAAAAAGTTCTTAAGGATAAACGTCCTTTACATACATTGGACTTTACGACGCCAATCAAAGAACAATTCGTCGATGAAATTTTTGAATGCCTGCCTGAGGAATTTAGGAAAAATGCAAAAATTCAATTCTGTGGTCCTACTGGCGGAGATGCCATTGAGGCAGCACTCAAACTGGTTAAAACAGCGACAGGCAACAGAAGCATTTTATCTTTCCAGGGAGCTTACCACGGGGCAACGCATGCAACCATGTCAATCAGCGGCAATACAAAACCAAAGGAAAAAATACAAGGGTTGATGCCGGATGTACAATTCCTGCCGTATCCCTATCAATATCGCTGTCCCTTCGGAATAGGCGGAGAAGAAAGCCATAAAATCAGCAGCCAGTATATCGAAAATCTATTGAATGATCCCGAATCAGGATTATTGGCACCTGCAGGGATGATTTTAGAGGCAGTACAAGGCGAGGGTGGTTCCATTCCAGCTCCAATTCCATGGCTTAAGGAAATCAGAAGAATAACAAAAGAGAAGGGCATTCCGCTAATTATCGACGAAGTTCAATCAGGTATCGGCCGTACAGGGAAGATGTTTGCCTTTGAACATGCAGGAATCGTTCCGGACGTTCTAGTACTATCCAAAGCAATAGGCGGAAGTCTTCCATTATCGGTGGTGATTTATAACAAAGAGCTGGACCTATGGTCTCCAGGTGCACATATCGGTACATTCCGCGGAAATCAAATGGCGATGGCAGCGGGAACAGCAACTTTAAAATACATGAAAGAGACGAATCTTGTAGAGCATGCCGCTAAAATGGGAGAAATCTTAAAGGATATTCTTAAAGATTTGCAAAAAGATATTCCGCAGATCGGGGATGTCAGGGGCCGGGGATTAATGGTCGGTGTGGAAATGATCAATCATGAAGAACCGCAAAATGCGAATGGAAGCCACCCTGCTGATTCGCAACTTGCCAGTGCCATTCAACAGGAATGTTTTCAAAGAGGGTTGATTCTGGAAGTTGGCGGCAGACATGGAAGTGTAGTGAGGTTCTTGCCTCCATTGATCGTAACGGAATCCCAGCTTCGCGAGGCCACTGCAATTTTTGAACAAGCTGTTCGTGCAGCTGTTGCAAGAGGGTGA
- a CDS encoding IucA/IucC family protein: MNGKQIAERATMQSFLNCYFRETGNCSLEETKNWPNLEGAISDSLMVSKLISQDIALLVPLKYWSETGRHIFNFPIYYQTASKQVHELDYVTMVSIVSKELLNEQGRTDSEDELMLRVILSSQNIHRYVESRTEDIEALQSPDFTYIEAEQSLLFGHLFHPTPKSKQGISEKDEWIYSPELKGEFQLHYFLAEPSIVIQDSSEVTSASEIIKQELAGDLEISSEFRRTYCQKESRYIIIPAHPLQAKVLIEKEEVKRLLEQGTLVYAGPLGKKFTATSSFRTVYSATSRYMYKFSVPVKITNSLRANLQKELDRGVEIAKLIDSKVGDDLKERHPSFRIIKDPAYLTIKTTEQESGFDVDIRENPFYENSKQASLIAGLCQDNAYGAPSRLGAIIRKLSADENRSTEEVSKDWFKTYLSMTLKPMLWLFEEYGIVLEAHQQNSIIQLQDGYPATFYYRDNQGYYYCESKVDRLLKILPELSEKSFTICSDEVAEERLQYYFFFNHLLGLINNFGTEGLVLENKLLQLVQEQLETCSRDSEDEGLNRVVSKLLHARELSCKANLLTRFHDMDELVGSLETQSVYTTIDNPFAQGVMAVHEK; the protein is encoded by the coding sequence ATGAATGGTAAGCAAATAGCTGAAAGGGCGACGATGCAAAGCTTTCTGAATTGTTATTTCCGGGAAACCGGAAATTGCAGTTTAGAAGAAACGAAAAACTGGCCGAATTTGGAGGGTGCCATTTCCGATTCATTAATGGTCAGTAAGCTCATATCCCAAGATATTGCATTGCTTGTTCCGCTTAAATATTGGTCGGAAACGGGGCGTCATATTTTCAACTTCCCGATTTACTATCAAACGGCATCCAAACAAGTACATGAATTAGATTACGTGACAATGGTCTCGATTGTTTCTAAAGAATTATTGAATGAGCAGGGCCGGACGGATAGTGAAGATGAATTGATGCTGCGCGTCATCCTAAGCAGCCAAAATATTCATCGGTATGTTGAATCCAGGACGGAAGACATTGAGGCACTTCAAAGTCCTGATTTCACCTACATCGAAGCAGAGCAGTCGCTTTTATTCGGGCACCTGTTCCACCCGACACCGAAAAGCAAGCAGGGAATTTCAGAAAAAGATGAATGGATCTATTCACCCGAATTAAAAGGGGAGTTTCAGCTGCACTACTTCCTGGCAGAACCTTCGATTGTCATCCAGGATTCTAGTGAAGTCACATCGGCAAGTGAGATCATTAAACAGGAATTAGCCGGTGACTTGGAGATTTCCAGTGAATTCCGAAGAACGTATTGCCAAAAGGAAAGCCGATATATCATCATCCCGGCACACCCTCTCCAGGCAAAAGTGCTTATCGAAAAAGAAGAGGTCAAGAGGCTACTCGAGCAAGGGACACTAGTTTATGCAGGACCGCTTGGGAAAAAATTCACGGCCACCTCTTCATTTAGAACGGTATATAGTGCCACATCGAGATATATGTACAAATTTTCCGTTCCGGTTAAAATTACGAATTCCTTACGTGCAAATCTGCAAAAAGAATTGGATCGTGGTGTGGAAATTGCAAAATTAATAGATTCTAAAGTGGGCGACGATCTAAAAGAACGGCACCCCTCATTCCGTATCATCAAGGACCCTGCTTACCTAACGATCAAAACAACCGAGCAAGAATCAGGATTCGATGTTGATATTCGGGAAAATCCTTTTTATGAAAACTCTAAACAAGCAAGCCTGATTGCCGGCTTATGTCAGGATAATGCCTATGGTGCCCCATCAAGACTTGGAGCGATCATCCGCAAATTATCAGCTGATGAAAACCGCAGTACCGAAGAAGTGAGTAAGGATTGGTTCAAAACCTATCTGTCAATGACATTGAAACCGATGCTTTGGCTATTTGAAGAGTATGGAATTGTTTTGGAGGCCCATCAACAAAATTCCATCATTCAACTTCAAGATGGGTATCCAGCCACTTTTTATTATCGTGATAATCAAGGGTATTACTATTGTGAGTCCAAAGTGGACAGGCTGCTGAAGATCTTGCCTGAACTAAGTGAAAAAAGCTTCACGATTTGTTCAGATGAAGTCGCTGAAGAAAGACTGCAATACTATTTCTTTTTTAATCACTTATTAGGCTTAATCAATAATTTTGGAACGGAAGGATTAGTATTAGAAAACAAACTGTTACAGCTCGTTCAGGAACAACTGGAAACATGCAGCAGGGATAGCGAAGATGAAGGGTTGAATCGAGTTGTTTCAAAATTGCTTCATGCCCGGGAATTATCTTGTAAGGCTAATTTACTGACACGATTTCATGATATGGATGAGCTTGTCGGTTCACTTGAGACACAATCCGTTTATACAACGATTGATAATCCGTTCGCGCAGGGGGTTATGGCCGTCCATGAAAAATAG
- a CDS encoding pyridoxal phosphate-dependent decarboxylase family protein produces MIETINKTDFAYSRLFLNNEEGFNTYSQSLNIIEKKLTNFLKGNNSPYSGKKPYEIEARLSELTLASPKGKTMEAVADELEEFVINDSINVHSPACIGHLHCPTLIPAVAAEMIIGTLNQSMDSWDQSSAATFVEERLIDWLCSQVGLPEQADGIFTSGGTQSNYMGLLLARDAYCKRVWGVDVQQHGLPVEAKKLRILCSEAAHFTVRKSAAQLGLGEQAVITIKTDSNHRLSVAELNQQLLQLEEQGLLPFAIVATCGTTDFGSIDPLHELSEAARKNGIWLHVDAAYGGAMILSKDYKELISGIERADSITVDFHKLFYQPISCGAFLVSDSNSFQYIQHHADYLNPQEDEAEGMVHLVNKSVQTTRRFDALKLWMSLKVVGLDAFAEMIDYTCHLAREAAVKIDKEEGFTVLNKDPELNAVVFRYNPEGESDQLVNLLNKHIQQELLISGRAFLAKTRFEGQVYLKMTLLNPMTRLEHIEEILDEIRVLGEMFKMMEE; encoded by the coding sequence ATGATCGAAACGATAAATAAAACGGATTTTGCTTATTCACGATTGTTCTTGAATAACGAGGAAGGCTTTAATACCTATAGCCAGTCATTAAACATCATTGAAAAAAAGCTGACCAACTTTTTAAAAGGGAATAATTCACCATACTCTGGGAAAAAACCGTATGAAATCGAAGCAAGATTAAGCGAGCTGACCCTCGCTTCTCCAAAAGGAAAGACAATGGAAGCGGTAGCGGATGAGCTGGAAGAGTTTGTTATTAATGACAGCATCAATGTACACAGCCCTGCTTGTATCGGACATTTGCATTGCCCGACATTAATCCCTGCGGTGGCTGCCGAAATGATTATCGGTACGTTGAATCAATCCATGGATTCATGGGACCAAAGCTCGGCTGCAACCTTCGTTGAAGAGCGTTTAATAGATTGGCTGTGCAGCCAGGTAGGGTTGCCGGAACAAGCGGATGGGATTTTCACAAGCGGTGGAACCCAATCTAATTATATGGGCCTGCTATTGGCTAGGGACGCTTATTGTAAGCGTGTCTGGGGTGTTGACGTTCAACAGCATGGCTTGCCGGTCGAGGCGAAAAAATTGCGGATCTTATGCTCCGAGGCTGCCCACTTTACGGTTCGTAAATCAGCGGCACAGCTGGGGCTTGGTGAACAGGCTGTAATCACGATTAAAACGGATTCAAATCATCGTCTGTCCGTAGCTGAATTAAATCAACAACTGCTGCAATTAGAGGAACAGGGTTTACTTCCCTTTGCCATCGTTGCAACTTGTGGAACCACGGATTTTGGTTCAATCGATCCATTACACGAATTGTCCGAAGCTGCAAGGAAGAATGGGATATGGCTGCATGTGGATGCCGCATATGGAGGCGCGATGATTTTAAGTAAGGATTACAAAGAGTTGATCAGCGGAATTGAACGGGCCGACTCGATTACGGTCGATTTTCACAAATTATTCTATCAACCCATCAGCTGTGGTGCTTTTCTTGTCTCTGACAGCAACTCATTTCAATATATCCAGCATCACGCAGATTATTTGAATCCACAGGAAGATGAAGCGGAGGGCATGGTTCACTTAGTCAATAAATCGGTTCAAACGACGAGAAGGTTCGACGCACTGAAACTCTGGATGTCATTGAAGGTCGTTGGACTGGATGCCTTTGCCGAAATGATCGATTATACTTGTCACCTTGCACGTGAAGCGGCTGTGAAGATCGATAAAGAGGAAGGATTCACAGTATTGAATAAAGACCCTGAATTGAATGCGGTTGTATTCCGTTATAATCCCGAAGGAGAAAGTGATCAGTTAGTAAATCTATTAAATAAACATATTCAGCAAGAATTACTGATAAGCGGACGTGCATTTTTAGCAAAAACTCGTTTTGAAGGCCAGGTATATTTAAAAATGACACTATTGAATCCAATGACAAGGCTTGAACACATAGAGGAAATTTTAGACGAAATTCGAGTATTAGGTGAAATGTTCAAGATGATGGAGGAATGA